In one Corythoichthys intestinalis isolate RoL2023-P3 chromosome 16, ASM3026506v1, whole genome shotgun sequence genomic region, the following are encoded:
- the nacc1a gene encoding nucleus accumbens associated 1, BEN and BTB (POZ) domain containing a isoform X2: MAQTLQMAIPNFGNNVLECLNEQRLQGLYCDVSVVVKGHAFKAHRAVLAASSSYFRDLFSNSSSSGGCSSNEASPTVVELPPAVQPQSFQQILAFCYTGRLSMTVGDQFLLMYTAGFLQIQQIMEKGTEFFLKVSSPSCDSQGLNAEEAPPSEPQSPVTQTGTGAARPATCLTPLPLVSRVKTEQPASQPEAAAHSVVCTPVAKRLWEGGSSRDGGGAGSGTGGGARKAARYSQEGVRGSAIQSPAALGLAMGMGATATSLAGMVASGGISGNTGTNGTSASGAGMSEGASPGTLSTYASDSPISYHDDEEEEEGTEDCAEEQYRQICNMYTMYSMLNMGAVAAGERVEALPDHTETRGRMRGRDLTCLPAELIAQIGNRCHPKLYEEGDPAEKLELVSGTSVFISRAQLMNCHVSAGTRHKVLLRRLLAAFFDRNTLANSCGTGIRSSTNDPSRKPLDNRVLHAVKFYCQNFATSFKESEMNAIAADMCTNARRVVRKSWIPKLKLLIAESDAYSAFLSDGVKAEDDNLGADPAFDPASLEASAGAESGGSSGESLPGVSGDVGALF; the protein is encoded by the exons ATGGCCCAGACCCTCCAGATGGCGATCCCAAACTTTGGCAACAACGTTTTAGAGTGTCTGAATGAGCAGCGGCTGCAGGGCCTTTATTGCGATGTCTCCGTGGTGGTGAAAGGGCATGCTTTCAAG GCTCACCGTGCTGTTTTGGCTGCGAGCAGTTCTTATTTCCGGGACCTCTTCAGCAACAGCAGCAGTAGTGGAGGCTGTAGCAGCAATGAGGCCAGCCCAACAGTGGTGGAACTTCCACCGGCTGTGCAGCCCCAGAGCTTTCAACAGATTTTAGCCTTTTGCTACACAGGCCGTCTGAGCATGACTGTGGGGGACCAGTTCCTCCTCATGTATACTGCTGGCTTCCTGCAGATCCAACAAATCATGGAAAAAGGCACTGAATTCTTCCTCAAG GTTTCCTCCCCCAGTTGTGACTCTCAGGGTCTAAACGCAGAAGAGGCTCCCCCGTCTGAGCCTCAAAGCCCCGTAACACAGACTGGTACCGGCGCAGCCCGACCCGCCACCTGTTTGACGCCTCTCCCGTTGGTGTCACGTGTGAAGACAGAGCAGCCCGCGAGCCAGCCGGAAGCTGCTGCTCATTCGGTTGTCTGCACTCCTGTCGCCAAACGAttatgggagggtggcagcagccGTGATGGAGGAGGAGCGGGCTCCGGCACAGGAGGCGGAGCTAGAAAGGCAGCACGTTACTCCCAGGAGGGAGTTCGAGGCAGCGCCATCCAGAGCCCCGCAGCCTTAGGACTGGCCATGGGTATGGGTGCCACTGCAACCAGTCTGGCCGGAATGGTGGCAAGTGGGGGGATTAGTGGCAATACAGGCACCAATGGTACCTCTGCGTCCGGTGCGGGCATGTCAGAGGGTGCCAGCCCAGGCACCTTGAGTACATACGCTAGTGACTCACCCATTAGCTACCACGACGATGAAGAGGAAGAAGAGGGCACCGAGGACTGTGCTGAAGAGCAGTACAGGCAAATCTGCAACATGTACACCATGTACAGCATGCTCAACATGGGGGCTGTAG CTGCTGGCGAACGGGTAGAAGCGCTTCCTGATCACACCGAGACACGGGGGCGCATGCGCGGGCGagacctcacctgcctcccggcAGAGCTTATTGCCCAGATAGGCAACCGTTGTCATCCCAAACTATATGAGGAAGGAGATCCTGCTGAGAAACTAGAACTAGTCTCAG GTACATCTGTCTTTATTTCCCGAGCCCAGCTAATGAACTGTCATGTGAGTGCGGGGACCAGACACAAGGTGCTGCTGAGGAGGCTACTGGCTGCCTTCTTTGACAG GAATACGCTGGCCAACAGCTGCGGGACAGGCATCCGCTCATCCACCAATGACCCAAGCCGCAAGCCCCTGGACAACAGAGTGCTACATGCAGTCAAAT TTTACTGCCAGAACTTTGCTACCAGTTTCAAAGAGAGTGAGATGAATGCCATCGCCGCCGACATGTGCACCAATGCCCGGCGAGTAGTCCGGAAGAGTTGGATCCCTAAACTCAAGTTGCTGATCGCCGAAAGCGACGCTTATTCCGCCTTCCTCTCCGACGGCGTGAAAGCAGAGGACGACAACTTGGGCGCCGATCCTGCTTTTGACCCCGCCTCTCTGGAAGCCTCTGCCGGCGCGGAGTCAGGTGGTTCCTCAGGTGAATCCCTACCAGGCGTGAGCGGGGATGTTGGAGCGTTATTTTGA
- the nacc1a gene encoding nucleus accumbens associated 1, BEN and BTB (POZ) domain containing a isoform X1 produces MAQTLQMAIPNFGNNVLECLNEQRLQGLYCDVSVVVKGHAFKAHRAVLAASSSYFRDLFSNSSSSGGCSSNEASPTVVELPPAVQPQSFQQILAFCYTGRLSMTVGDQFLLMYTAGFLQIQQIMEKGTEFFLKVSSPSCDSQGLNAEEAPPSEPQSPVTQTGTGAARPATCLTPLPLVSRVKTEQPASQPEAAAHSVVCTPVAKRLWEGGSSRDGGGAGSGTGGGARKAARYSQEGVRGSAIQSPAALGLAMGMGATATSLAGMVASGGISGNTGTNGTSASGAGMSEGASPGTLSTYASDSPISYHDDEEEEEGTEDCAEEQYRQICNMYTMYSMLNMGAVAAGERVEALPDHTETRGRMRGRDLTCLPAELIAQIGNRCHPKLYEEGDPAEKLELVSGTSVFISRAQLMNCHVSAGTRHKVLLRRLLAAFFDRNTLANSCGTGIRSSTNDPSRKPLDNRVLHAVKFYCQNFATSFKESEMNAIAADMCTNARRVVRKSWIPKLKLLIAESDAYSAFLSDGVKAEDDNLGADPAFDPASLEASAGAESGGSSELLEGRESMNGPPAVLGLSLSF; encoded by the exons ATGGCCCAGACCCTCCAGATGGCGATCCCAAACTTTGGCAACAACGTTTTAGAGTGTCTGAATGAGCAGCGGCTGCAGGGCCTTTATTGCGATGTCTCCGTGGTGGTGAAAGGGCATGCTTTCAAG GCTCACCGTGCTGTTTTGGCTGCGAGCAGTTCTTATTTCCGGGACCTCTTCAGCAACAGCAGCAGTAGTGGAGGCTGTAGCAGCAATGAGGCCAGCCCAACAGTGGTGGAACTTCCACCGGCTGTGCAGCCCCAGAGCTTTCAACAGATTTTAGCCTTTTGCTACACAGGCCGTCTGAGCATGACTGTGGGGGACCAGTTCCTCCTCATGTATACTGCTGGCTTCCTGCAGATCCAACAAATCATGGAAAAAGGCACTGAATTCTTCCTCAAG GTTTCCTCCCCCAGTTGTGACTCTCAGGGTCTAAACGCAGAAGAGGCTCCCCCGTCTGAGCCTCAAAGCCCCGTAACACAGACTGGTACCGGCGCAGCCCGACCCGCCACCTGTTTGACGCCTCTCCCGTTGGTGTCACGTGTGAAGACAGAGCAGCCCGCGAGCCAGCCGGAAGCTGCTGCTCATTCGGTTGTCTGCACTCCTGTCGCCAAACGAttatgggagggtggcagcagccGTGATGGAGGAGGAGCGGGCTCCGGCACAGGAGGCGGAGCTAGAAAGGCAGCACGTTACTCCCAGGAGGGAGTTCGAGGCAGCGCCATCCAGAGCCCCGCAGCCTTAGGACTGGCCATGGGTATGGGTGCCACTGCAACCAGTCTGGCCGGAATGGTGGCAAGTGGGGGGATTAGTGGCAATACAGGCACCAATGGTACCTCTGCGTCCGGTGCGGGCATGTCAGAGGGTGCCAGCCCAGGCACCTTGAGTACATACGCTAGTGACTCACCCATTAGCTACCACGACGATGAAGAGGAAGAAGAGGGCACCGAGGACTGTGCTGAAGAGCAGTACAGGCAAATCTGCAACATGTACACCATGTACAGCATGCTCAACATGGGGGCTGTAG CTGCTGGCGAACGGGTAGAAGCGCTTCCTGATCACACCGAGACACGGGGGCGCATGCGCGGGCGagacctcacctgcctcccggcAGAGCTTATTGCCCAGATAGGCAACCGTTGTCATCCCAAACTATATGAGGAAGGAGATCCTGCTGAGAAACTAGAACTAGTCTCAG GTACATCTGTCTTTATTTCCCGAGCCCAGCTAATGAACTGTCATGTGAGTGCGGGGACCAGACACAAGGTGCTGCTGAGGAGGCTACTGGCTGCCTTCTTTGACAG GAATACGCTGGCCAACAGCTGCGGGACAGGCATCCGCTCATCCACCAATGACCCAAGCCGCAAGCCCCTGGACAACAGAGTGCTACATGCAGTCAAAT TTTACTGCCAGAACTTTGCTACCAGTTTCAAAGAGAGTGAGATGAATGCCATCGCCGCCGACATGTGCACCAATGCCCGGCGAGTAGTCCGGAAGAGTTGGATCCCTAAACTCAAGTTGCTGATCGCCGAAAGCGACGCTTATTCCGCCTTCCTCTCCGACGGCGTGAAAGCAGAGGACGACAACTTGGGCGCCGATCCTGCTTTTGACCCCGCCTCTCTGGAAGCCTCTGCCGGCGCGGAGTCAGGTGGTTCCTCAG AGCTTCTAGAGGGGAGAGAAAGCATGAACGGTCCCCCAGCTGTTCTCGGCCTCTCCTTGTCTTTTTAA